tgaaaagagcctgactgtgactttggaacctgaacgcctcacagctgagcgaccgtcacctgctgcatccaagagcaacacgatgatcactgaacatcaagatgaagataaaacaacaagcagaacagtaaacagccacgctaaacccaaaaattaaacctaccagaacaatgtttccctcgttctctccaagcctccgctacgccgctcacatacttcctctcagaactgaactgtccgtcagcAACACCTTTCCCGTTCTGTCTcgagtttaaatcttctttccaccgtctcagaagttgagatgcgtcccgtcgactgatgttgAAGCCTGAAGGAATCAttcaaatccagctagttcgtcggtggctaacagctaagctaacctcTGACTGCAACGTTTGCAGCAGGACGCTTTTACGAGGtgccctgaacgcagcacaggGCAGGTAGTtctctgaatcagagggtttcaggtgtttcacaggtaatgaaggcggtttaggaggagctggatgctgacagGTTCATCGATGGCGTTactgcctctgtgaagcagGTGTCTCAGATTCCTAAAATCATCTGGTCGGCCAGATATGATTGTTTGCGGgccactttttatttatatttatcattatttaatttatttatatttatatattatttttatttatttatagacatgatatttatttattttattttgtaataatttattaaaaaaaaaattttataCCTTAGTTTTTTTCATTGGGATTGTATTTTAAGTACAGGCAGagtttgaagttgttgaaattactgtagttgttgaagtctgttttggtttattctgaatacaaaaaaataaacaagctgTTTTGaggtttaatttctgtttttctctcttagtTACAGAGTGCCTGACAGTTACATTAAATTGTCAATTTGTATCGAATCGAATCGGATCAAATCGAATCGctaaatatttttatgaatCGAATCGCAGCCTGTGAATTGAGATCGAATTGAACCGTTTTGTTGGTCAAAGATTcacacccctaatatatatatatatatatatatatatatatatatatatatatatatatatatatcaacaCACAGAACTCCATTAGGAATCAATTCCTCAGATGACTTTGAGAAGGTTCAGGTATGAGAGAAAAGCTTTGAGAGAAGGTCTGAAACACTGACGACGGAACTGAGAATCTAAACTATCAAACATCTTTTcactgatttcactttttctttacTACATAATTCAAGATGTATGGTGACCATCCGTACCCGCGTAGCGCGTGCGTGCACAGCGTTTGAAGCCCATTTCACGCGTCCTGCAAATTGGGACCGTGTCCGGCATAATCAATGCATGCTCTAAAAAATGATTTGGAGTAaataggtcaaataacctgTGCggtattgagaaaaaaaatatttttttcataaaaatattgttGAATATTGTTAGAAACATTgccagagcaaacaaagaggTGTGCCTGAACCAGACGGtgtagtaatgtgattcacaagtgatttggattCACTAGACCAGTCAGTTATTGAGCTAAAACACTGTATGTTGCGTGAAAATATTATTACAAATTGTTGGAAATatcaaaagctaaaacaaaaagGCATTTCTGAATCAGAGAGTAATgcgattcacaagtgatttggagtcaaCAGGTCAAATAACCttggataaaaataaaacacattgaaaGCTAAGGGCTCATTAGCAAGGATGGCCTGTTGTGAGCACACAGCAGCAACTACATCTGTCAGGGGAGCAGGGCAACATGAATTAACATGAACACACCATGTAAAGTGGGATCTGCTGGAACTTGGTAAAGCGGTATCAGTGGGTGAGTCTGACCGCCAGGTGGGACGTCGCTACACTGGGCGGTGTCCCATATTGTCCCTCAGAATCACACCCCTGGTCCTCCATTGAGCTCATTAGTAGGTGGTCACCGTATCCAGATGTGTTCATTCATAGTTCTGATGTCTTCAGAGAGAATCTACAAACTGAATTatcaacaaaataaagaaaaaacatggaGAAGATCCAAACTGTGGACTGGTGGTAGAGATCTATCAGTATGTAGGAGGATCACAGGGCAGAGTTGAGCTAGCGCAGGCATGGCACATGGACCCGAACCcacggacagacccacaaggagccggcAAGACAAACAAGGGGAGCAGGACTTAAATAGGAGACAGGTGGAATCTCCGGCGGCCAAGAACGCcagcctcagagagtcggtgaaAACCCTCACGGAGGGGATGACCCGACTGTCTGAGGAAAAGAAGGagattaaagaaacggtgatcgatctccaggccaggagcatgagggacaacttagtgttctctggaatcccggagcagacggaggaggaccccgaagcgacggtgaaaagtttcatcagaacgcagctgaagctcccggaggaagcggtgaaaaacatctccttccacaggatccaccgcctgggagggagaagacccggcgagtccagacccagacccatcgtggccaagttcgttaacttcaaacagaaggagcaggtgaagagccagggccggcagctgaagggaacccactacggcGTGAACCATCAGTtcccgaaggagatcctggatcggcgcagagttctgttcccgatcaggaaaaagtccatctcggagggctcccgcgccgtcatcgccgtggataaattattcatcaacggccagctgttccgtgacccaaacgtcactccgtggctctactgatctcaggtgctgcattCTCACTGTCCCATAATCACTCCGTAATATTGAgacataaaacagccataaattaattaatagtcagtcactgcactgctcaccctGGATGTGTTTccttaagtgttttttttttcactctcacttttttctctttccactctttttctctctcaccctctcacacTTCACCATAGCTACACCCGTTACCATAGCAACCCGACACGCTTGGCACACCAggacatcggcttattgacacacattAACGCTGCACAGTTTCACGTGCACTTAAAGCATGTCGATAGACAGactcagaacacacactcagctgacatgccTGCACAGGAGTAAACAGTGGGCTCCATTCAGACTCCAGGTTTggtgaaatgcatgtaacactcattCCAGTTGTCcagtcatgaacactctcagctcctctttaatggctcggtgggactttctaaagctaaccaagtcttccctgatccaggtaaactcacacccatctggagcAACCCTGACGTCCTGctaaacaaaaagatgataaacttcactcagtggagaaataaaggaattagACAGTTAGAACACATCACtgaaaacggcaactttctatcattcaatactctcagctcacaatatggaatcagcagcacagcatttttagaatatgaTCAACtgaaatctatcataggtaaaaaaaTATACCTTCAATCAACTGCTCTGGCAGCTGCCTCCCAGGGTCCTAGAATTCTTAAATATTAGTTATCCAAAGTTGCTATCGAAGATATATagaatattatcaaaggtagaagacaaaatctttctttctgtgggggttaggggccAGGGCAGGGGTGTGCAAACTTTTTTGACCCAAGATCTACTTTTCAATCCCTCCAGGTCTACCCAGGACTGGCCCAGGTGCCCTGGtccagaggggggggggggttcatggTGCCGCCACACCATTGCTAATTGTCATGCATGaagtgcacgcacacacacacacacacacacacacacacacacacacacacacacacacacacacacacacacacacacacacacactcattactTTCTTCTTTCGTTTTTTTAAAACCGGGCAACTTTTTTCCCCTGCACCTTGCGGTCTACCTGGAGACGCTCCGGATTTGACCGGTCGATAGCGGCAGACTGGTTGGGAACCCCTGGGCCAGGGGGTTGTGGGCAGTgtgactgaggtgtgtgtgcatgtgtgtgtttatatgtgtgtgggtgtatatgtgtgggcgattggagagagtgtggtgccctgtgggggggggggggggggggggggggggggtcctctcAGGTGTTAGTTTCTCTTTCCAACCACATTTCAGAGGTGATGCTGTGTGCAGCTTTCAGACACGCAGAGACTAAAAGCTCCGGACCACTTCCTCGGAGTCCagccagagaggagcagctggttctcatccagaccctccagagagacgaggaggagcaggaggaggaagaggaggaggagcaggaggagcaggaggaggaagaggaggagggaccagGCTGACTGGACGATGGAGGGAAGAcgtgttctgcagctgctctgtaagaactgttctctgcaggttctcctgtctcctccaccTGAGAACCTCAgaccagctcctctctctctgcaggtctgacctTCACTCTCATCTCCACCACTCGACCGTCTCCTCCAGGTCAGTGAACCAACCattcctccacttcctgcttcagtgatcagtgttttcagtccctgttctgtccagtctgtcctgcatcctgctgctgcttcgttCCTCAGTGTCGGTTCCTCTCGTTCTCAGCAGGACTGACTGTGAGTCCCAGCAGATCTCAGTTCCTTCAAGGAgactcagtgtctctgagctgtgaggaggatggatggacagtgTGGAGGAAGACCAGCAGAGAACAGAGGAGTTCATGTGGAGACATGTGGGGAAAAcctgctggttcctcctgtagaaTCAGCTACATGACGACCAGAGGCAGTGGAGTTTACTGGTGTGAGtccagagagggagcagctggaagcagcatcaACATCACTGTAGCTGGtaagagaagtgtgtgtgtgtgtgtgtgtgtgtgtgtgtgtgtgtgtgtgtgtgtgtgtgtgtgtgtgtgtgtgtgtgtgtgtgtgtgtgtgtctcagatgctggactctgctctctgtgtccagatacagtggtcctccagagtccagtcctccCTGTGATGGAGGGACAGGACGTCACTCTGGGTTGTAGAACCAgcgctccctccaccctctcagcTGAGTTCTTTAAAGACGGCGTCTCCATCGGGACCGAGtccacaggtcacatgaccctcCGCCATGTTTCCCGCTCTGCTGAAGGCCTCTACAGGTGTAGCTTCAGAGGTGTTGGAGA
The nucleotide sequence above comes from Salarias fasciatus chromosome 3, fSalaFa1.1, whole genome shotgun sequence. Encoded proteins:
- the LOC115409167 gene encoding uncharacterized protein LOC115409167, producing MEGRRVLQLLCLTFTLISTTRPSPPGLTVSPSRSQFLQGDSVSLSCEEDGWTVWRKTSREQRSSCGDMWGKPAGSSCRISYMTTRGSGVYWCESREGAAGSSINITVADTVVLQSPVLPVMEGQDVTLGCRTSAPSTLSAEFFKDGVSIGTESTGHMTLRHVSRSAEGLYRCSFRGVGESPPSWISVSAPPTKAAPPTEGAPPTSGAPPTNITFLQLVVRVFCHLLVSCPYFISTLLMVSMYRGRAKGTKHVVSMATLSGAQAEQGLDDGVMMS